One region of Marivirga arenosa genomic DNA includes:
- a CDS encoding CBS domain-containing protein, with protein sequence MVKSYKGAFIKKEAAQEEAHSLSVKDYMATQLIKFHEHQTVYEAMDTLLKKKISGGPVIDEEDNLVGIISEGDCLREVVKGKYNNSPRLPGLVKDYMATNIIHIDADVNIFEAADMFLRMRFRRFPVLKEGKLVGQISQRDIMRAVRDTSEVNWKH encoded by the coding sequence ATGGTAAAAAGTTATAAAGGTGCCTTTATAAAGAAAGAGGCAGCACAAGAAGAAGCACATAGCCTTTCTGTAAAAGATTATATGGCTACTCAATTAATTAAGTTTCACGAGCATCAAACTGTTTATGAAGCCATGGATACCCTTTTGAAAAAGAAGATATCTGGTGGACCAGTAATTGATGAAGAGGATAATTTGGTTGGGATTATATCAGAAGGTGATTGCTTAAGAGAAGTGGTAAAGGGAAAATATAACAATTCACCTAGATTACCCGGCCTAGTAAAAGATTACATGGCTACTAATATAATTCATATCGATGCAGATGTGAATATATTTGAAGCTGCTGATATGTTTTTAAGAATGCGCTTTAGAAGATTTCCAGTATTAAAAGAAGGTAAACTAGTAGGTCAAATCAGTCAGAGAGATATCATGAGAGCGGTAAGAGATACCTCCGAAGTAAATTGGAAACATTAA
- the atpG gene encoding ATP synthase F1 subunit gamma yields MANLKEVKNRITSVVSTQQITKAMKMVAAAKLKRAQDRITMMRPYSQKLSTILQNVSGSGEMNNPYAKERPVNNILLILVTSDKGLCGAFNSTVTRKVKSLMEGEYKSYAESGNLHFMTIGKKASDYLKRNKLSYNDQYINLFNNLTFEATSEAAQFIMDEFEKGTYDKVEIIYNEFKNAATQILNKEQFLPIAKSSDEESRSDYDYTYEPSRDYIENELIPTSLKTQLFKALLDSNASEHGARMTAMDKATDNAGELLKELRLTYNRTRQAAITTEILEITAGAEALAAE; encoded by the coding sequence ATGGCAAATCTAAAGGAAGTAAAAAATAGGATTACATCTGTTGTTTCAACTCAACAAATTACCAAAGCCATGAAAATGGTGGCGGCCGCTAAGTTGAAGCGAGCTCAGGACAGAATCACCATGATGCGTCCTTATTCTCAGAAGTTATCTACTATATTACAAAATGTTAGTGGTAGCGGTGAGATGAATAATCCTTATGCTAAGGAAAGACCCGTAAACAATATCCTTTTAATATTAGTAACCTCTGATAAAGGACTATGCGGAGCTTTTAACTCTACTGTAACACGTAAAGTAAAAAGCTTGATGGAAGGTGAGTATAAGTCATATGCTGAAAGTGGTAATCTTCATTTTATGACTATTGGTAAAAAAGCTTCTGATTATTTGAAAAGAAATAAGCTTTCTTATAACGATCAGTATATTAATTTATTCAATAACTTAACTTTTGAAGCGACTAGCGAAGCAGCTCAATTCATTATGGATGAGTTTGAAAAAGGAACTTACGATAAAGTAGAAATCATCTACAATGAGTTCAAAAATGCTGCTACACAAATCTTAAATAAAGAGCAATTCTTGCCGATAGCTAAATCAAGTGATGAGGAAAGTAGATCAGATTATGATTATACATATGAGCCATCTAGAGATTATATCGAGAATGAATTGATTCCTACTTCTTTAAAAACTCAATTGTTCAAAGCTTTATTAGACTCTAATGCATCTGAGCATGGAGCTCGAATGACTGCGATGGATAAAGCAACTGATAATGCTGGTGAGTTATTAAAAGAATTAAGATTAACTTATAACAGAACAAGACAAGCTGCTATTACTACTGAGATTCTTGAGATTACAGCAGGTGCTGAAGCCCTAGCAGCAGAATAA
- the atpA gene encoding F0F1 ATP synthase subunit alpha yields the protein MAEVRPDEVSAILREQLSGFKTEAELEEVGTVLQVGDGVARIYGLTQAQSGELLEFENGLQALVLNLEEDNVGAVLLGSSQGIKEGDAVKRTGKIASIKVGDGIAGRVVNTLGQPIDGKGPIEGELYDMPLERKAPGVIFREPVTEPLQTGIKSIDAMIPVGRGQRELIIGDRQTGKTAVAIDTIINQKEFYDAGEPVYCIYVAIGQKASTVAQIVSELEKAGAMAYTTIVSASAADPAPLQFFAPFAGAAIGEYFRDTGRPGLIVYDDLSKQAVAYREVSLLLRRPPGREAYPGDVFYLHSRLLERAAKVINDDDIAKDMNDLPPSLKGKVKGGGSLTALPIIETQAGDVSAYIPTNVISITDGQIFLETNLFNSGIRPAINVGISVSRVGGNAQIKSMKKVSGTLKLDQAQFRELEAFAKFGSDLDATTKRVIERGRRNQEILKQGQYSPVAVEQQVAIIIASTKGFLDKVPVDKVRAFEKEFAMMMENKEKETLDAFKAGKINDDLIAVVKKVADDLSSKY from the coding sequence ATGGCAGAGGTTAGACCAGACGAGGTTTCAGCAATATTAAGAGAGCAACTTTCAGGCTTCAAAACAGAAGCAGAATTAGAAGAAGTTGGTACCGTCCTTCAAGTAGGTGATGGTGTTGCACGTATTTACGGCTTAACTCAAGCTCAATCAGGTGAGTTATTAGAGTTTGAAAATGGCTTACAAGCTTTAGTACTTAACTTAGAAGAAGATAATGTAGGTGCTGTACTTTTAGGAAGCTCTCAAGGTATTAAAGAAGGAGATGCTGTTAAAAGAACTGGTAAAATTGCATCGATTAAAGTTGGTGATGGAATCGCAGGTAGAGTTGTAAACACTTTAGGTCAACCAATTGATGGTAAAGGACCGATTGAAGGTGAACTTTACGATATGCCTTTAGAGCGTAAAGCGCCTGGTGTAATTTTCCGTGAGCCAGTAACTGAACCATTACAAACAGGTATTAAGTCAATTGATGCAATGATTCCTGTTGGAAGAGGTCAGCGTGAGTTAATCATTGGTGACCGTCAGACTGGTAAAACAGCTGTTGCGATTGATACCATCATTAACCAAAAAGAATTTTATGATGCTGGTGAGCCAGTTTACTGTATTTATGTAGCGATAGGTCAAAAAGCTTCAACTGTTGCTCAAATTGTATCAGAATTAGAAAAAGCTGGTGCAATGGCTTATACTACTATTGTTTCAGCTTCTGCAGCTGATCCTGCTCCATTACAATTCTTTGCTCCATTTGCTGGTGCAGCAATTGGCGAATACTTCAGAGATACGGGTCGTCCAGGTTTAATTGTTTATGATGATTTATCAAAACAAGCCGTAGCATACCGTGAAGTTTCATTATTATTAAGAAGACCTCCAGGACGTGAAGCATACCCTGGTGATGTATTCTATCTTCACTCAAGATTATTAGAAAGAGCTGCTAAGGTTATTAATGATGATGACATTGCTAAAGATATGAACGACTTACCTCCTTCTTTAAAAGGTAAAGTTAAAGGTGGGGGTTCATTAACCGCACTTCCAATTATTGAAACTCAAGCGGGAGATGTTTCTGCTTATATTCCAACAAACGTAATTTCAATTACTGACGGTCAGATATTCTTAGAAACAAACCTCTTTAACTCAGGTATTAGACCTGCTATTAACGTAGGTATATCGGTTTCTCGTGTGGGTGGTAATGCACAGATTAAGTCAATGAAGAAGGTTTCAGGTACTTTGAAATTAGATCAAGCCCAGTTCCGTGAACTAGAAGCTTTTGCTAAATTCGGATCTGACTTAGATGCTACAACAAAAAGAGTTATTGAGAGAGGTAGAAGAAACCAAGAGATTCTTAAACAAGGACAATATTCTCCAGTTGCTGTTGAGCAGCAGGTAGCTATTATTATTGCCTCTACAAAAGGATTCTTAGATAAGGTGCCAGTTGATAAAGTTCGTGCTTTCGAGAAGGAATTTGCGATGATGATGGAAAACAAAGAGAAAGAAACATTAGACGCTTTCAAAGCTGGTAAAATTAATGACGATTTAATTGCAGTGGTTAAGAAAGTAGCTGACGATTTATCGTCTAAATATTAA
- the atpH gene encoding ATP synthase F1 subunit delta: MSEYRIASRYAQSLLDLSVEKGTLEDAKADMELLSKVCTENRDFVLMLNNPILESLRKAAIVKKVFSGKVQDMTSKFFEIVSRKNRDKYLPEIAKVFKQLYNEHKGIITAEVSTTFPLDDALRSEVVKIVTEISGKEVELNETVDESLIGGFLIRVGDRQIDETIQSKLNDLRRELTQNQYIKKI; the protein is encoded by the coding sequence ATGTCAGAATATAGAATTGCATCCCGATATGCCCAGTCTTTGTTAGACCTTTCTGTTGAGAAGGGAACATTAGAAGATGCAAAGGCAGATATGGAATTACTTTCGAAAGTCTGTACTGAAAATAGAGACTTTGTATTGATGTTGAATAATCCTATTTTGGAGAGCCTAAGAAAGGCTGCCATAGTAAAGAAAGTATTCAGCGGCAAAGTTCAGGATATGACATCCAAATTTTTTGAAATTGTTTCAAGAAAGAATAGAGACAAATATTTACCTGAGATTGCGAAAGTTTTCAAGCAGCTTTACAATGAGCATAAGGGAATTATTACTGCTGAAGTAAGCACAACATTTCCATTAGATGATGCTCTTCGTTCAGAAGTTGTAAAAATAGTTACAGAGATTTCTGGCAAAGAAGTTGAATTAAACGAAACAGTAGATGAATCTTTGATTGGTGGATTTTTGATTCGCGTAGGCGATAGACAAATAGATGAAACTATTCAAAGTAAATTAAATGATTTGAGAAGGGAATTAACTCAAAATCAATATATCAAAAAGATTTAA
- a CDS encoding F0F1 ATP synthase subunit B: MEQLINDFSPGLFFMQLIIFLVLLLLLSKFAWKPILNSLKAREGSIADALQAAENAKEEMAKLQADNQKLLQEARMERDKLLKEATDIANKIKEEAKSDAAKQADKMIADAKNSIEVEKNAALKEVTTKVAELSLEIAEKVIRKNLSDDKAQKALAEDFMKELKLN, from the coding sequence ATGGAACAATTAATAAATGACTTTTCTCCGGGCTTGTTTTTCATGCAGCTCATCATTTTCCTTGTTCTTTTGCTTTTATTATCAAAGTTTGCTTGGAAACCCATTCTAAATTCTTTGAAAGCAAGAGAAGGTAGTATTGCAGATGCATTGCAAGCTGCTGAAAATGCTAAAGAAGAAATGGCGAAATTACAGGCTGATAACCAAAAGTTATTGCAAGAAGCTAGAATGGAGAGAGATAAATTGCTTAAAGAAGCAACAGATATTGCTAATAAGATTAAAGAAGAAGCGAAATCTGATGCAGCTAAGCAAGCTGATAAAATGATAGCGGACGCTAAAAACTCTATCGAGGTAGAGAAGAATGCAGCATTGAAAGAGGTAACTACTAAAGTTGCTGAGCTTTCATTAGAAATAGCTGAAAAAGTTATCCGCAAAAACTTATCTGACGATAAAGCTCAAAAAGCTTTAGCTGAAGATTTTATGAAAGAATTGAAACTCAATTAA
- the atpE gene encoding ATP synthase F0 subunit C, with amino-acid sequence MYNLIGAGLIVIGAGIGLGQIGGKAMEGIARQPEASGKIQTAMIIIGALLEGLAFGALILAG; translated from the coding sequence ATGTACAATTTAATTGGAGCAGGATTAATCGTAATTGGTGCTGGTATCGGTCTAGGACAGATTGGTGGAAAAGCAATGGAAGGTATTGCTAGACAACCAGAAGCTTCTGGTAAAATCCAGACAGCCATGATTATTATCGGAGCATTATTAGAAGGTTTAGCATTCGGTGCTTTAATCTTAGCTGGATAA
- the atpB gene encoding F0F1 ATP synthase subunit A — MRKTLLFALLVSLFNVNTLFAVSGGSEEGGQIDTQEEIKDYIEHHLQDSHDFTLWTNGKTGTHIGFPLPVILWSDGLHVFSSSKFDHGHEVAESNGKYFALYHSKVYETNAEGEINLDEEGHATNSKPLDFSITKNVVGMLLASLLIFLGFNSLARGYHKRAIPKGVGRILEPLVIYVRDEIARPNIGPKYEKFIPYLLTVFFYIWILNLLGLTPLGFNVTGNIAITVGLALITFVVTQFSGNKNYWKHIFWMPGVPVVMKIILMPIEVLGMFTKPFALLIRLFANITAGHVVVMSLIALIITMRAQFGIVASSSISFGLAFFITLIELLVAFLQAYIFTMLSALFIGMAVEEHH; from the coding sequence ATGAGAAAAACATTGTTGTTCGCACTTTTAGTATCGCTATTTAACGTGAATACGTTATTTGCGGTTTCAGGAGGTTCGGAAGAAGGTGGGCAAATAGACACCCAAGAGGAGATAAAAGATTATATTGAGCATCACTTGCAAGATTCTCATGATTTTACTTTGTGGACCAACGGTAAAACAGGAACCCATATTGGTTTTCCTTTACCAGTTATCTTATGGTCAGACGGCCTACATGTTTTCTCATCTTCAAAATTTGATCATGGGCATGAGGTAGCTGAATCAAACGGAAAGTATTTTGCACTCTACCACAGTAAAGTTTATGAAACTAATGCAGAGGGTGAAATTAATTTAGATGAAGAAGGTCACGCTACAAATTCAAAGCCTTTAGATTTTTCAATCACGAAAAATGTAGTAGGGATGCTTTTAGCCTCATTGTTAATATTTTTAGGTTTTAACAGTTTAGCAAGGGGTTATCACAAAAGAGCAATTCCGAAAGGTGTTGGTCGAATTCTTGAACCATTAGTGATTTATGTGCGCGATGAGATCGCAAGACCAAACATTGGCCCTAAATACGAGAAGTTTATCCCTTATTTACTTACAGTATTTTTCTATATCTGGATATTGAATCTATTGGGTTTAACACCTTTAGGTTTCAATGTAACGGGTAATATTGCCATTACAGTTGGGTTGGCACTCATTACATTCGTTGTTACACAGTTTAGTGGGAATAAAAATTATTGGAAGCATATTTTCTGGATGCCAGGTGTGCCTGTAGTCATGAAAATTATCTTGATGCCAATTGAGGTATTAGGAATGTTTACAAAGCCATTTGCCTTATTAATACGTTTGTTTGCAAACATAACAGCTGGTCACGTAGTAGTAATGAGTTTAATAGCACTTATAATTACTATGAGAGCTCAATTCGGTATAGTAGCTTCTTCAAGTATTTCATTTGGCTTAGCGTTTTTTATTACCCTAATAGAATTATTAGTAGCTTTTCTTCAAGCGTATATCTTCACAATGTTATCAGCATTGTTTATAGGTATGGCGGTAGAGGAGCATCATTAA
- a CDS encoding DUF6168 family protein, with product MVKRLLIFTLLTLVLAVVILFAQNWYLSSQNEVLSYSLEAMYIFHFISFIVIAGSVELLSKKLPDQVGYFYLASVFIKIGLFVLIFKNTLFSEEELNFPERISIIIPFFMFLVMEAIYSGRLMNTNDKA from the coding sequence ATGGTTAAAAGATTATTGATTTTTACACTATTAACATTAGTGTTAGCAGTAGTAATTCTATTTGCCCAAAACTGGTATTTATCAAGCCAAAATGAAGTATTGTCTTATTCTTTAGAGGCAATGTATATTTTTCACTTCATATCATTTATTGTAATAGCTGGTTCAGTTGAATTATTAAGCAAAAAACTTCCTGATCAAGTAGGATACTTCTATTTAGCAAGTGTATTTATTAAAATCGGATTATTTGTTCTGATTTTTAAGAATACTTTGTTTTCAGAAGAAGAATTGAACTTCCCTGAAAGAATTTCCATTATCATCCCTTTCTTCATGTTTTTAGTTATGGAAGCTATTTATAGCGGAAGGCTTATGAATACCAATGACAAAGCATGA
- a CDS encoding AtpZ/AtpI family protein, with amino-acid sequence MKKQKQYNNYLKFSGLAIQMAVTIYLGHLLGEYVDEVAESGSDIYTKVITLLAVFLSIFVVIREVIKSQE; translated from the coding sequence TTGAAGAAGCAAAAGCAGTATAATAATTATCTTAAATTTTCTGGTTTAGCCATTCAAATGGCTGTAACCATTTACCTAGGCCACTTACTAGGAGAATATGTAGATGAAGTTGCCGAAAGTGGGTCTGACATTTATACCAAAGTCATAACGCTTTTGGCAGTTTTCTTATCCATATTTGTTGTGATAAGAGAAGTTATAAAATCCCAAGAATAG
- a CDS encoding bactofilin family protein, whose translation MFNNKQEKIQMAQDITSSSNTIGKGTTINGDLETFGNIRIDGKVIGNIKTKSKLVLGGTSHIEGNVLAQNAEIEGEVKGVVEITELLVLKPSAVVHGDIITNKLIVESGATFNGECKMGVSNKSIKIGDEKGNKSQSNPKIEEAKAV comes from the coding sequence ATGTTTAATAACAAGCAAGAAAAAATACAGATGGCACAGGATATCACAAGTTCTAGCAATACTATTGGAAAAGGAACTACCATAAATGGAGATTTAGAGACATTTGGTAATATCAGAATAGATGGGAAAGTGATTGGTAATATTAAAACCAAGTCAAAATTGGTTTTAGGTGGCACCTCTCATATAGAAGGAAATGTATTGGCTCAAAATGCAGAAATAGAAGGTGAAGTTAAAGGAGTAGTTGAAATAACTGAATTACTTGTATTAAAACCATCAGCTGTTGTTCACGGTGACATTATTACCAATAAATTAATTGTTGAATCTGGTGCTACATTCAATGGTGAATGTAAAATGGGTGTTTCTAACAAGTCTATTAAAATAGGTGATGAAAAAGGAAACAAATCACAATCAAACCCAAAAATTGAAGAAGCAAAAGCAGTATAA
- a CDS encoding M23 family metallopeptidase — MSNWLTTRYQMVVRNEENLAEVSSLNFTYAKVAVVGLLTFVLIFIGALYLSQSLLAQWFDPRHTTMEYNQKLLSLTMEMDSLKSRLQAQDQFIGNLQTILKGDVPDGETYRRPSQVNTEELNRDMNPQKMNAGDSIIRQEFEEQDFSLTSYSSNNYSEELKDIFFFPPLQGIVSSPYDMSIDHYGIDIVAKSNEPVKSIADGTVILSSWTQDGGYVIAIQHRANLISVVRHNSAILKKVGNFVNAGEVISIIGNSGELTTGPHVHLEIWYNGNPVDPEEFITF; from the coding sequence ATGTCCAATTGGCTTACCACAAGATATCAAATGGTGGTAAGAAACGAAGAAAACTTAGCTGAAGTATCTTCACTTAACTTTACTTATGCAAAAGTTGCTGTAGTAGGACTATTAACTTTCGTTTTGATATTCATTGGTGCATTATATCTATCCCAATCATTATTAGCACAATGGTTTGATCCACGGCATACCACAATGGAGTATAATCAAAAGTTATTGTCGCTGACTATGGAAATGGATTCATTGAAATCAAGGCTGCAGGCACAAGATCAATTTATAGGTAATCTTCAAACCATATTAAAGGGTGATGTGCCAGATGGAGAAACTTATCGGAGACCAAGCCAGGTCAACACCGAGGAATTGAACAGAGATATGAATCCTCAAAAGATGAATGCAGGGGATTCAATTATTAGGCAGGAGTTTGAAGAGCAAGACTTTAGCTTAACTAGTTATTCTAGCAATAACTATTCAGAAGAATTAAAGGATATATTCTTTTTTCCTCCTTTGCAAGGTATTGTTAGTTCTCCATATGATATGAGTATTGATCATTATGGAATAGATATAGTAGCAAAATCTAACGAGCCAGTAAAATCTATTGCAGATGGTACCGTTATATTATCATCATGGACTCAAGACGGGGGGTATGTTATAGCAATTCAACATAGAGCGAATTTAATATCAGTTGTAAGGCATAATTCTGCTATATTAAAAAAAGTTGGTAATTTTGTAAATGCAGGGGAGGTTATTTCAATTATAGGTAATTCTGGAGAGTTAACTACAGGCCCGCATGTTCATTTAGAAATATGGTATAATGGTAACCCGGTTGATCCGGAAGAATTTATTACCTTTTAA